From the Triticum urartu cultivar G1812 chromosome 4, Tu2.1, whole genome shotgun sequence genome, the window ACCCCGGCCAGGCCATGGCCGGAGTCCACCTCCACATGCACCCGGCCCGATCTTCCAGCCAGGTCCTCCACGACGTTCAATCCGCGCCGCCACCACCGGACCGCCACCTGACGACCACTCCGCTGCCCAAGGCCTCCGCCCGAAACCAGTTGCCATGCCGCCAAGATCCGGATTGCAGCCACGCCACCTCACGGGAAGAGGTCCCGCCCTACCCCGTCCATCGCGAGGCAGGGAGGAGATCCCCCGTCACTGCCGTCGGCCACCGGTCTTAGTCCCGTGGCGTCCTCCGGCTCCGACGGAGGGAGAGGAGGGTGGAGATGGAGGcccggcggctagggtttggagCGCCACCCGAGTCGCCCGAGACGGGGGCGACGCGGGGCTGCAGGGGCTGCGGGTACCCGGCGTCTGTAGCAACGTACCATCCTTGCACGAGTCTCTCTGTACAGTAAATGGGACATTGAAAGGCATCAAATGAATCAACCTACCATCCTTGCACGACACAAGATACATACATGCATgcctcctgctgctgctgctgctgcaagCATGAATGTGAAACTATACAATTTAGGGGGGCAGAGTGCTCTAACACTAACACATGcttgcatgcatgcatatatgCTGCCATTGCATGCATTGATCAAGCTGGTGCTCTTCACATGGGTAGCCTTTCTAGCGTAAGGGACTAGAAGGGCACCGGGGGCTCAAAGGCTAAGGCTATGCAAATATCATTGCCTCTTAGACTAAAACAATGAAACGAGACAAAAGGAAGAACATTTTTTCCCTAGGCAACAAACGTGACAGACAATGCATAACTAGTGGCAAACCAAAGTGCAGACACGCATGCTAGCTGTTGATCTTGAGGGTCGAAAAATAGGTTTAGATAGTGCAAGAGAATGCTCATCACGTGCCTCTCCTTGGGCTAAGTTACAAAAGGGGCGAGCACTGAACATTCTAGACTTGTGCCTTTATATCAGTTAGTGTAGATAGGGGATCTTAAGCTTATATAAGGTAGTAGAAATTATGGTCCCACCGAGACGAAAGCAAGAGATCTGGCTGCAATGAAGGATACTACTACTGCTCCTGGTGTATATCAatcttcaactaaattttctaGGGGATTAAACCCAACACCTGATACTATCAGATATCACTATCTATCAGGCTATGAAATTTTTGTTTTGCTAAGGTGTACTACTATGAATGGAGAGCAACAGGTCCACATCATGACAAGCACGAAGCTCTATTGATTCTTTTGCTTCCTCTACTCTACCCTTTGGTATGGACAATTGGGCATTTAAGAGGTGCCCACCACCTCCATCTGTCCCCTCCAAAGAGAAAAGAAAAATTCTCACAATCGGCAGCTATGTACCCTGGCGCAATTGGACAGCTGCCTCACGCAGGGGGTATAGTTTTGTCCTTAAATGCTTTTTTGCGCTCTCGATCTTCTCTCTCCCCCTGCCGCACACATTTGAAAGCGCATGCAGCAGCATTTACTTTACGCTTCCAAAACGCTTCAAGGCTTTGCCATGCATGCATGCTTGATAAGGGCGCAAAGCCTCAGTTTTCTCAGCTCAGAAGTTAGTGGTAAGTGGACAAAATGGATTAATTTGAAACAGTGAAGCAACAGCACTGTGGGCAGGCAACAGAAAGGCAGGAATCCACGCCATGTCCAGGAACAGTTGCAAGAACAGGAGCAGCGATGAGCTAGGAGAAGCAAAGGGGCGAAAATGCTGCTAAGTCGTGCTAGTATCGATACAACTAAACCTTGCCCAACAGGGAAGCCTCAGAGCAGGGCATTCAAGGCATGCATGGCTCTTATCTTTTTGGTGCAAAGGCAATGCATGACTGGTGTGGGTGTTACTACTGCAGCAACCCGACTAGTCAAAATCCAAACGCGCATGCATGGCAACGGATCCAGTTTTATGGCCCCATATCTTTTGCATCTTTCTTGAGAAGAGAACTTGTGCCACACCGATTCTTCCAAGAGATACTAGCTAGGAGTAGCTAGCCTTGCCATCTCTTGGCAGTGAAATCAATGAGGTAGGTATAGATGTACAGCCAGAAACCACCCCACCAATAATACTACTCCTACTTCCTCGCAAAAAAAATAattactactcctactagtataaTACTCCTAATATCCATGGCCATGATGATTCAAGAATGGAATTCCTACTAGTAGGAGTATTTCAAAACGAGATTACATTGCTAAGCTCGGTATACTGATTCGAGTCTGGATAATCCTAGCAATTCATAGTAGCGAGTTTAAAGTGTATCTTTTATGGTTCTTGAATACTTACATTACCATACCATGCTtttcaaaagaaaaaagaaatactCCTACCATGTTTTCTACTCACTCGTTGTTCTGAATCCACCAGGTTTTGTTCAAGGCCCTCTGCCCTGGACCACTGTGTTCACCTCAACTCTGCACAGCAGCCCAGTGATACATCATAAAATGACCATAAATGGGTGGCGTATGACCGTAAGATTGGACCATGAATACTGCAGATCCTAGAGCCCAATTGATTAAAAAAATAAACCAGTTGGCACGCTAAAGATCTTCCCAGATCTTATTCCTGTCTGCAAGGGAGACCTCGCAGTTCCAGGCTCCTACGAGCGATGTGTACAAGACATACTAGATGGCAGACTAGATGAGCAGGGTGGTTGCGTCTGTGACCTCCCGGTGCAGGTTGAAAGACAAGGCAGTGGAGACCCTATTGCTCCtaggcaaagcccatgattgtgTTCTGATCAAGAAACAGTAACAAAACACCTAGGCAATAAGTAAAAACCTGTGCAGCTGAAGCGCGTTAAGAAGTGGCCAGGCAGACTCAGTGGTCACCATTGTCAAGTCAGTTCGTCCAGAAGGTTAAATGCTCTAAATTTACAGCTGACTAGCAGAGCAAAGTTCAAGAGACTGAGTCTGGATTTGTTCAAAGCCACAACAAGTTACAGTAGAAACTAGAACCATCAACAACTACTACTCCAGAGATGAAAATTTACCTGCTCTGTTAGGTGCCAGGGATTGCATGCATGGACCAACCAGCGGCGTGTTAAAGAGGGCGCAGTAAGAAAGCCAATTTCAGAGATCTTGACTGCTCGAGTCTTGTCTATCAGTGCTGCACAGGGCAGGACGCACACATTAGCTGGccgggaacaaaatgcaaatgcaGTACGAATTTACGGCGCTGACAGTTTGACTCACGGGGTGCAAGCGCGAGACAGCATATCGGGGGCAACAGGAACACACTGTCAGAGTCCGCGGTTTTATATCAGAATAAATTGATTACAAGTGGTAATATTTACATGATAGTATCTGTATAAAACTGCCAGTCAACTTGAGTTAATTGGCCTCGTGTACACAATTGCGATTACGTGAAACCTATACAACAGTGTACTCTTGTATCGATGGATTATGGGACCACCAACTTGCCAAAATAACCGGCATATGAAGTGGATACCCTGGTGAGATTACAAGTGCCAACTTCTGTGTCTTAAAAGTCCAGTAAATTAGAAGAAGCACTGCAGGTCTTGGCTGTCAAGCAAAAGTATATGGAACTACACAAGGACTTGAGACCTGGCTGCACGACGGGAGCATTTGATGCGAGCGCTGTTGCTCAGGCCACAAGCACAGCCTTCCAGTAGCTCGAGATCTTCGTCACATATTAATATTGATGCCATCTCCGGACAATCCAAAAGCATTTTAGAGCTAAGAAACCCTGCAATTGTCCATGTCTGATATAGCCTCGACTGTTTTCCAATAAACCTTCCTGTCCTGGTGTCATAATATTCTGGCCACTTGTCATCTGAGAGCCTCTTCTCCACGGCTTCAACAGCCCTCCTTGCCAAGTCAGGCCTACCCATCTTGATACAGGCTAGGGTGAACTGAGTTATAACACAGACAAATAATTAATCTTATGATCGCAAAAAATAATATTAAAACATTAAGCAAAGCAAGAAAAGTTATTAGAGAATCTATACCTGCCATAGCAATGTAGGCCAAGATCCACCGTTATGATACGACCAGGGCCTGCAAGCAACAACGAAAATCTTACAAGGAGTGCTCAAATACCCAAACATACTTTTTTGCAAGAGAAATGCCGAAAGAATACAACTTGATCAATACTAGCAATGAATTTCGATTAATAACATAGGTAAAGACTCGTCATGGGGCCAAAAGAGTGCTACTTAGAATGTTAGAAGCAAGTGATGCTTATTTGTAAGACTCATCATGGGGCCAAAAGAATACTACTTAGAATGTTAGAAGCAAGTGATGCTTATTTGTATTTTTCATTCAGAGAGATTCAGTTCTTGTGCAAAGCATAATAAGCACCAGAATCTGAAAATCCCGCAAACTGAATACATACACGGCACATAGAAGAATTTTCAGTTGCTTACGTGTTTTTGGGGTCGCAACCAGTGATAATACGCCATTCCTCATACTCCAGAGCAGGGTAGCATATCTTGAGAGGCATATTTGCAACTATATCATCCCATTTGGTTTCAATGAGGTTCAGGATACCCTCTGCTTGCTTTTGAGTTGCTAAAGAGGAAACAATCGCCCAGAGATTTCCAAGAGAAAAAAACCTGAAATCCATGTGAGCTGGTTGTAGGTTTCCTATAAGGTAACCACCCTTATCAGGAATCCAATCTGCAAGCCAGGATGGGATTTGCTCTGGGTAGATGTTGAACTTATTGATAGCATCATGTGAGTACTCCTCGGTCTTGTAGCGATAAATCTCATTTATCTTCTTCATATCAACCCAATAGTACTCTCTTATGTGAAAGGACAGAGCACTGAGCCTGTTGTTGATAACACGGATCAAGTTCTTAGATCCATCATCTGTACTGACCATCTCACGGGCACAGCGCAAAGCAGAATAGAACAGAGCCTGTGAAAAACTCCTGTTAGGTTCAATATGAGAACACTCTCTTTATACAGTGTATTCCTACGTATTTGCGAGCCTCGCATATACAAAGTGAAGTGTCAAACTACAATGGACATTCCATTTGAGTTGCCAGTTCAGAATTTTTATTAGAACAGAACAAATATCCTCTTACCCCATAAGGCCATAACTACCACACGATACTTGACTATATCAACATGAAGTGTACAAGATTAGCTTACCTGGATCTCAAGAGGATGCCCATGGATTCCCATCCTCCGATCAATCATGCATGATCCATCGGTGACTAACAACGTAGGGAACATGTCGAATCCATCAGTCAAGCATAAATTCAGGATTAGTCTGATGCCTGTCTGCACATCAACCCTTTCTTGTAGTGCATAGTCTCCAGTAATTTTACCATATGCCCTCAGTAGAATTATCCACCAAAGTCCTGAGAAAATATAATTTCATATGAAAATCCATGAAAACAAAACTTGCCGTCAAAGGTATAACACAAGCGCGCTCAACATACTCACCAGAGTCGACAGGTGCTACCCGCCCAATGGCTGACTCTCCGAAGTCAGGGTCAAGAACCTCCTCAAATGCTTCATTGTTTCCATCTAAAGGCACAGATCTGACTTTAAAACTAGCAGGCATCAACCCCTGACCAGGACTGTAGCAATCCACTGTCTTCTCCCAACTCTAAAAAGGTACAAAAAGAGAGATAAAGAGATACTTCCAGGAACATCGCTCGCAACTTAGATAATCAATGATATCCAGGACAACGAGAATATCAACTCTGTAGTTATTTCACAGGACGCTATTCAAGACAATTTGTCGATGCTGTTTTCAGGGGTTTGGTGCCCAGGCCTGTTTTATGAAGCACAAAACCATGTTTCCagtataataataataatactccctccgttcctaaatgtaagtctttttagagattccaataagagactacatacggatgtatatagacatattttagagtgtggattcactcattttgctccgtatgtagtcacttattgaaatctctaaaaagacttatatttaggaacggagggagtatatgtttCTTATTTTGAGGAGAACACACTCATGTTATCTCAGAAGATACTTATTATCGAATTATTAAACCAATATTAAGTAAGTTACTCAGAATTAACTCGAGCACTAAAATCGCTTCTGTCTATCTCTAGAAATTCAGATTCACACCATGTGTGAAAACTAGATTCACATTTTTATCCAATTATATAGTGTCCGGAATTGAATGACTGAGAAAAACAAGTTAATTTAACTAGTGCAGAAACTTGCATAGACTTTTCCCCACATCCATTAATTATTCTACAAATCGAGTTACTAGGGAGTGAAAAATAGTCGAGGAAAAAAATATTGTGACTGAAAGATGTAACTATAGGACAGCATTTcattgttttgattgattggagAAGCTGAAATGGTAACTTATTATCATGTTGGGTTTGCAAAGATATTCTAAATATAAAGAGGAATGTCAGGGCATTATCTAGAGAATAAAGTTGAATTAGATTATTACAAGACAAAGGCGGGGTTATCACTAGCACTTGGTGCTAATGGCAACATGATATCTTGCTCGCTTACTCTAGCCACATTATGTCTATATAGACAACCATGTCGCACCACATATGGTAGGTCATAACAGCTGACATTATGGTGCTGCTCCGAATCTCAGTGAGCCAACTTCGTACTCCCTCTGTGCTTGAAAAGAAGGCATACAAAAAAAAATTGAAGTCAAATGGTGCAAAATTTGACCAAGTTTGTAGGGAAATCTGTCAACAACTACTATCTAGTTAATATTGTAGTTGTTGGTAGTTTTTCCtacaaacttggtcaaactttgcaCAGTTTGACATCAGACAAAATTTATACGCTTTCTTTTCAGGCACGGAGGGAGTACTACGGAAATGTAGCCTTGCAGAAGTCAAACTATAAGATGCTTAAAACTCCTCGTACAACTATATCCACAAACATACATACGTTCTTAAACAGGCCTCAAATAAGTCTGCCTAGGAGTTTCTTTTTTTGCTAGTTGTTTACCTAGTTGACATGTCATTTATGTGGAAAAAGGTGGCGCTGTGGCAATGAGATGGAAATTACTTTTTTCTTCACCTATCCTCCTCACTGCGtacctcctctctctctctctctctctctctctctctctctccctgtTCTCTCTCTGATCTGGTAGGGAGAGGAAGGGCCCCTGCTGTTGTTTCTAATTGAGTGCATGTGTTGCTGCTGAGTTGTGCAGCAGCTATTACTCCCCCACTCATGCAGCACTGCGGCCGCCCACCAGTGTGAGGCAGATCACTTAGCCCCCATTCCTCTTCATTGAACGGGCCCAAGATCAGTGAACTAAGACATACTATTTAGAGGGTGGCTGTTTTTTGTGTCTCAGGACGTATGTCAAGCTGTGCACGGTTTTCTACAAGGGCCGCACCAACCAGATCTTCCCTGGTGGGGCACTGTCCTTACCTTTGTTTACATCTCTTTCAAGAGTTCAGTCCACCACCTCCAACTTCTGCAAGGCCTCCTCATCATTATCTTTGCCCTTCGTTTTTCAGCCTCTTACAGTGCTGCTATCAGCTCTTGGCTCCACTGCTGTGTGCCTTCCGTGACATTTCCTCCTTGTCCAGAAATCTGCAGTCACGTACGAGTCCAGGTTGGCCAGTGCCCAACGCTGTAAGGTCACCAGCAACCAGATGATCGGCAGCTACAGGGAATTTCAATGTGTTCTATGGCATCACATTTCTGCAGCTCGAGGACAGCCTCAGCAGGAGCACTGGTGGGTTCATCGCTGCCAGCAACCGTAAGTATACAGCTGCAAGCCATGTTGCAGCAGCGAAAAAAGTTGCTGGTGAATGCTAAGTGTGCCACCCAGACTGTGCCACATCAATGTTAAGTGAACCATGGTGCTGTGAGCTCCATACAACTACCAACCCCATGGTGGATAGGCAGAGAGAGGTCAGTTTCTTGGCTTGCCAATGTACCTCTAGCAAATTTGTGCCTCCGCATGCAGATTTGAGTACATACCATACACTGATCATATCAGTATTGGTTAGTTATCCAACTGATTTATTTAGTTGTTGATCCGCAACATTTCAATTTGAGTCACAGATCAATAGATTTTTCTTATACCTCAGTGCTCACTGCCTAGCCCCATGCATATTATATGCAAGCGAGAGAAAATAACACATTTTAAGCTATTTAAAACACATGTATGAGTTTCTGaacatgcatatgcaaatgcaacTTGTAAGCTCACGGACCTACTTGCACCTACTCATTTTATCCCTATTTGAGCGCAGCAAGAATGTTCAACTTTTGCCAAAGCGCAACGCAGTCACCCGTATGGCCAAATCAAAAGGAACAGGGTAAACTCACTCTAACCTAAGTCACGGACTGCGCTCAAGCCCAAAACAAATACACCGTAACTGCATGGTGAACTTCCAAATTTAACACAGTACTGTTACAATCAGATTATGAAGTGGAGGCATGGACAACATACACCGGTAGCAGACGGTGGAAGGTGTAATATATTCAAATCAAGCCTTACATTCTTAAATGAATGCTTGCAGAGTTATCCCGCCAATAAACTTGCAGAGCAGAAAAATGCTAGTCACTATGTTTCTGTTCTCTAATACTCGAGTTTTTGAAACATGTGTGCAATGCCAAAATAATCAACACCAAAGCAAGAGGTCTAAAATTCACAATAtcctccctccgttccaaattaatTAAAGTTCTAAGGTTGTCCTGAATCAAACTAGtttaactttgaccaaatttatagaaaAATATAGTAAGATCTACAACATGAAATATACATAGTGAGAAGTATGTTTAATGAAATTAATTTGGCGTTGTAGATATTGATTTATTTTTCAAACTAGATCAAACTTAATAAGTTTCGACCAAAGCTAGAACTTCAATATTAATTTCGAACTGAGGGAGTACATTATTGCTGTTATCTAGAAAGGCCATTTGTGAGATACACTAATTGTAGATATTTCCTCTGCCATCACACTGAAATGGCATTATATAATTCCACAATAACATCTATATAGCACATTGCAACATTGTGGCTACTGCATTTAACCTGAAGGAAGTATCTCATAGAGTAGACGTGTATAGTAGCAGTAACCATTTTAAGGTAAATGTGACTCACCTGGAGCTGCAAGGTGTGCAGCAAGAAGTTCTTCACGATGTCGCTCTCACCTCTGAGGAGGAAGGCAATGGCAGACGGCACGAAATCCCTGATGAAGACCTGGTCGTAATTAAGCATATGGTTGGCCGTGGACGGGTCGTTCGCTGCCACCGTGCCAACGGCGCTGCCGCAGTAATTCACGACCGCGCGGTTGAGCAACCACCACGCTTCCTTCTCCTCCGGCGACTCCTCCCTACTCCTCACCGCCTCCAGCCCTGCCTTCAGGCCCTCCAATTGCTCGTTCTGCAAAACCACCGGATCCTGCTCGGGCGCCGCGGCCGCAGAAGCTACCTCCGGGGGCGGCGGGGTAGCGGGGGGCTCCTCTAGGGGAGGCGACTCCAGCGGCGGCGACGCTGAAGCGAGGGCAGCGCGGAAGGGGTCGAGGGGCGGGGGCTTATAGCTTCCCGCCTTCGAGGACGTGCCGGATTCCACCGACGTAGAGAGAAGGCGGCGAGCAGCGGCGGCGAGCGGGGCGGCCGCGGCGAGGGAGGACGGAGAGGAGAAGTGGCGGCGCGAGAGGTATAGGAGCGCGTGGCGCTGCGCGCCCCGGCGGAGGTGGGAGATGGCGGCGGCCGCCATCGCAGCGCGCGCGAGATTTGGATTGCGGAGGAAGAAAAGCTTCGATCGGATTCGGGCGATCGAGGGATTTCGTGCTGGGTTTGCAGAGGTCCAAATCGCGGTAAGAACAACGGAAGGGGACTAGCAGTGCTTTATTACATCGTTTTAACCACGGGTAGTTTCGTTTTGGAAAGTGTAAAATATAGGCGCTGTTGGCATCGGCCGGTGCAGAAGCAGGCACGTACGTACGTGACAGTTATCCGGGTGTGTAACTTTAACACGAGCCACGCATCCAATTCGTGGGTCACGTGGGGCAGAAGGGAATTTGCGTTGGGATTTGCCAGCACCACTGAGTACTTACGAGTATTTTTCTATTTCGTGATGTTTGCTGAGCAAGGACAAAATTCAGAAAAATTTCTCTTCTATTCATCATAAATAAAGACAAGCAATAAAAATCACATCCATGTCTATAGACCACCTGACGATAACTACAAACAGCGTCACATGCAAGAAGGGACATGGTATGGGGCGCATGACAAATCCTTTGATGTGGTTTAGCCCTGCTTATGCCACTGGCTACAAGCACTTGAGCGAGCCGAAGTCGCGTCATTGTTATCGTCTCTTCCTTATTAGAGTCAAGCAAACATTGTAGTAGACAGTCAGAAAGTCACCGTGCTAAGACCCCAAAAGACCAGCACACCAAAATAGTAACCGTCGCCGGTGAAATGAAGTGTAAATCGAACCAACATGTAGAAACACGAACACAAACAAACACCGACCGAATCTAAGCAAGTCCACCGAAGACAAACACCGACTGAATCCCGCAAGATCCAcaggagacacacctccacacgccctcaAATGACACTAGACGCATTGTTAGGACGGGGGCTAGGCTGAAAGAACCTTATTTCATCTCAGGGAGCCATCGCCGCCTCATCTTCCCGAGCAGGACACAAAACCCTAAACAAACTAAAAAAAAACCCTAAATTGAAGCATGAGCCCTCCCACCGGCAGGATTCATGATCCACCGTGCCTCCATAGCCGCCACATGAGACGAGGCAAATCGGCGATGGCGGAAGGTGGGAAAACCCTAGTGTGGGAGTAGCTCATGGAAGGACAGGGAGGAAACGTTTCGttgttgttccctttgttatgAGGTGGGATGCAGCGGTTACTGTTGAAACTTTGCTACTCACAATCATTCAAATATCATGTCTCAACGAGTTCATCCTTT encodes:
- the LOC125551875 gene encoding neutral/alkaline invertase 1, mitochondrial; its protein translation is MAAAAISHLRRGAQRHALLYLSRRHFSSPSSLAAAAPLAAAARRLLSTSVESGTSSKAGSYKPPPLDPFRAALASASPPLESPPLEEPPATPPPPEVASAAAAPEQDPVVLQNEQLEGLKAGLEAVRSREESPEEKEAWWLLNRAVVNYCGSAVGTVAANDPSTANHMLNYDQVFIRDFVPSAIAFLLRGESDIVKNFLLHTLQLQSWEKTVDCYSPGQGLMPASFKVRSVPLDGNNEAFEEVLDPDFGESAIGRVAPVDSGLWWIILLRAYGKITGDYALQERVDVQTGIRLILNLCLTDGFDMFPTLLVTDGSCMIDRRMGIHGHPLEIQALFYSALRCAREMVSTDDGSKNLIRVINNRLSALSFHIREYYWVDMKKINEIYRYKTEEYSHDAINKFNIYPEQIPSWLADWIPDKGGYLIGNLQPAHMDFRFFSLGNLWAIVSSLATQKQAEGILNLIETKWDDIVANMPLKICYPALEYEEWRIITGCDPKNTPWSYHNGGSWPTLLWQFTLACIKMGRPDLARRAVEAVEKRLSDDKWPEYYDTRTGRFIGKQSRLYQTWTIAGFLSSKMLLDCPEMASILICDEDLELLEGCACGLSNSARIKCSRRAARSQVLV